The sequence GCCGTTTAAGAACAATGGCGATATTGATTACGATATACTGACCCAACTGACCGAGATCTACCTGAAGGCGGGCGCATCAGGACTGTTTGCCAACTGCCTGAGCAGCGAGATGTTTGAACTGGAAGATGACGAAAAGCTGCAGGCCATTAAGCATATTATAAAAGTGGTTGATGGTGCTGTGCCCGTAGTAGCAACCGGCACCTTTGGCGGGGTAATAAGTAAGCAGGCCGACTTTGTAAAACGTGTACATGATACCGGCACCCAGGCCGTTATTATATTAAACAGTCTACTGGCTACGGAAGACGAAAGCGACGCGGTATTTAACGACCGGGTTTTTGATCTGTTCAATCAAACAGACAATATTCCGCTGGGATTTTATGAATGCCCTGTTCCATACAAAAGATTACTATCGCCACAACAACTGATCGATTTTGTTGCTACCGGCCGGGTGATCTATCATAAGGATACCTGCCTGAACATCGACCAAGTAAAGCAAAAATTGGAAGCCGGAAAGGCTAACCCCAATTTCGGCTTGTACGATGCTTATATGGTGCACGCGGTCGATTCGTTAAAGGCAGGGTCGGCAGGTTTATCGTGTATCCAGGGTAATTTTTTCCCTGAGTTGATTGTTTGGTTATGCAAAAATTACGCTGATGACAGCAAGCAGCACGAGGTGGATATGGTGCAGCAGTTTTTGATAGATAATATGGATGTGATGCATAATGTATATCCTATCATTGCCAAGTACTGGTTAACCAAGCGCGGTTTAAATATCTCAACTATTACCCGCCGCAACGTAGGCGTGTTCACGCCAACCACCCGCAAGCAAATTGAGCATTTGTATGGCGATTATAGTTCGCTGAAGAGCCAGTTGGGGATAGCGAGCTTTGCGTAAATGAAATATTTTTGTCATGTTGAGTAATATAATCCCGGCGGCCTCTAATGGTTTTTATGACATACCGATGAAAGCCCCCTCTAAATCTCCCCCAAAGGGGGGAGACTTTGGAACCCTCTCCTCTGGAGAGGGCAGGGTGAGGCTTCAGCGGAAAAACAAACATGTCATGGGTAGCTTGTTTCAGCATCCCATTACACAGGTCTGACGAGCAAAGTTTAAGCTAAGCAAGTGGGATGCCGAAACAAATTCGGCATGACACTTGGTATTTTGCAGATGGTAAGTAAATTCTTAAACAATTGCCGGAGTAGGTACCGGGTTGCCCTGCAGGTAACGGCGCTTATATTCCAGCGGGGTCATATCGGTTACTTTTTTAAAATGGCGGTAAAAGTTCGATACGTTATTAAAGCCGCATTCAAAGCACAAAACCTCGGTCGGCATCTTGTCTTCAATTAAAAAACGGCAGGCATGGCTGATGCGGATCTCGGTCAGGAAATCGGAGTAGGTCTTTTTGGTCATCAGTTTAAAGTACCGGCAAAAACTGGTTACACTAAGGTTGCCTATAGCGGCTATCTCCTGCAGGCCTATTTCTTTCTTATAATTAGCCAGCGTGTACGAGCAAATTTTGTTCAAACGAATGGTGTCCGATTCGTTAGACTGGTGGAATTCGTTATGGGCTAAAGTGATGCTTTCAAAGTCCTCATTTTCGGCCAAAACCTTTAATATAGATAGCAATACGATAACGCGGTCGAGGTTGGTGGCGTCCACCGCTTTGCGCATTAGTTCGGTTAATTTGGTGCGGGCTTCACCTCCTATAACCATGCCGCTTTTGGCTTTATCGAACAGTTTTGGCAGCAGGTAAGCTTCGGGCAGGTTAAGCAGGTATTTGCCCAGGCAATCGGGCAAAAAATGGATCACGATAACCTCCACATTCAGGCCCGAATCCTGCTGAAAGTACTCCTCTTTACAGCGCCAGCAGTGCGGCAGGTTCTCGCCCAGCAGCAACACCTCACCCGCCGAAAAATTGCTGATATTATCACCAATGAAACGCACGCCTTCGCCCTTAATTACATAATGTAATTCCAGCTCGGGGTGATAATGCCAGATGCCCCTAAAGGTTGGCAAAATATCATGCCTTATACTAAAGGAGTTTTGCGGTTTAACCGCAACTTTAAGAAAATGAGGTTTCATTCTAAAAAATTACTTAGTCAATTATCCAAAAAACAGGTCTGTTTCAGATGCTGATTAGGTTATGATTTTTAAAAGTAAGAAAAATTTATACAATATAAATGCAATTATTTAGCAAAAAATTAATAGGGGGTTAAAAATGACCCCCTGAATTTTCGATGATAACATCGTACAATAAATTGATAAATACGGGAAGTAATGACAATAGCTAATGATAGATATTTGTTAAAGCAGCGCATTTTATACTTATGCGACTGCCACTGAAATATAAACCGTAATAATAAATTATACTTTTTACTTAAATAGGGTCTTGATTGAACCTTTGCGCTGTGGAGATAATTGTTAGAAATACAATTATTGTATTGTGAAAGATAAAATAATACAATCCGCGGCTTAAAATAAACTAATCAACGACCAGATTTATTTGCCAATAACGCAATAACTATAATCTGGATAATGGCCGAGAATTTAAAAGAAGTTTTATTAGTTGCAAGTGGCGATCTTCGCCTGGCTGCCAACCAAATTTGCTGGCCCGAACAGCAAAAAGTAGAGGACTTACTGGTTGCCGCCATCGAAAAGTTAGGATGGACAGCTACCCGTGCTCATCAGTATGATGAGGTTAAGCAACATGGCCTTATCGACTCCCAAAAAATGGGGATGGAGGTGTTTCGCACCATCAACCCTGATAAGCCATTAATCGTAGTAGAAAGTCTGTGGCAATACACCCATCATGTGCTTGCGGGATTAACCACTCATAAAGGCCCGATACTGACCTTAGCTAACTGGAGCGGCACTGCGCCGGGCCTTGTTGGGATGCTGAATATCAATGGCTCGCTGGCTAAGGCAGGGGTGAAGTTCAGTACACTATGGAGTGAAAATTTTGATGATGAATACTTCCTGAACGGCTTGAAACAGTGGCTGGAAACCGGCAATTTAAGCCATGATGAAAGCCATATCCACGGCTTTGAAATCGCTAATATTCCGGCTGAAGAAGCTGCTATAGGTGCCGGCTTTGCCGCTAAATTTAAAACTGACAAAGCCATAATGGGCGTGTTTGATGAGGGTTGCATGGGCATGTATAATGCCATTGTACCTGATGAGTTACTGCACCCGACAGGCTTGTTTAAAGAGCGCTTAAGCCAGTCATCGTTATATGCTGCCATGCAATTGGTTACCAATGCCGAAGCCCGCAAGGTTTTAGATTGGCTGCTGCAAAAAGGTATGCAGTTTAAATGGGGTACCGATGGCGTTGCTGAACTAACCGAAGCCCAAAGCCTTGAGCAATGCAAAATGTATATAGCTGCCGTGCGTATGGCCGACGAATTTGGCTGCGCAACCATCGGCATCCAGTATCAGCAGGGGTTGAAGGACCTGACCGTTGCCAGCGATTTGGTGGAGGGTTTATTAAATAACCAGGACCGCCCGCCGGTATACAGTACCGATGGCCGCGAGTTATACGCCGGTGAAGCGCTGCCACACTTTAACGAGGTGGACGAATGCGCGGGTATTGATGCCCTGGTAACCTATAATTTATGGAAACAAATGGGCCTGCCCGGCGAAAATACCCTGCACGATCTGCGCTGGGGCGAACATTTTAAGGGTGATGGCATAGATGATTTTGTGTGGGTGTTCCTGATATCGGGAGCAGTTCCGCCAGCCCATTTTGTGGGTGGTTACGCCGGAGCCAGTAGTGAGCGCCAGCCTGCTATGTACTTCCGTTTGGGTGGCGGTAGTTTAAAAGGGGTAAGCAAACCGGGCCATATTGTATGGAGCCGCATTTATGTAATGGATGGTGCCCTGCATTGTGATATAGGCGTAGGCGAAAGCGTACTGCTGCCCGAAGAAGAGACCAATCGCCGCTGGGAAGCAACCACCCCGGTTTGGCCTATTATGAATGCCGTATTAAAAGGTGTAAGCCGCGATCAGATGATGGGCCGCCATAAGGCTAACCACATCCACGTAGTTTATACGCCTGACGAAGCTACCGCGCATAAAGCTTGTCGGGTAAAAGCCGCCGCGCTTAATGGTTTAGGTATCACCGTTCACTTTTGCGGCGATGTTAATTTGAATTAATTATGAAGATGAAATACTATATCATAATGTTGGTGTGCCTGCTTAGCGGCACAATGGTGATGGCCCAAGCACAGGCCGAAAAGGATTATACAAAGGTAATAAGCGACCGTACCGGTAAGTACCTGGTGAACATCGGCATTACCGATACCCTGTCGCCTAAATTTAAAAAAGCGCAGGCCGTGTTGATGGATCAGTACCGCGCTATAAACAGTATTCACGATGCCCGCAATGCTAAGGTGAAGGAAATAAAAGCTACAGCAGGTGATGATAAGGCTGCTGCCAATGCTAAAGTTGCCGCTACCGATAGCATAATGAATGCGCAACTGACCGCCCTGCATCCTGTTTTCCTGGCCAAACTGGGTAAGGAACTAACCCCGCAACAGGTGGAGGCCATGAAGGACGAAATGACCTACAAAAAGGTAGCAGTTACCTATAATGGCTATACCGATGAATTGCCACAACTAACCGACGCCCAAAAAACGCAAATAAAAAACTGGCTGATAGAAGCACGCGAGAAAGCCATAGATGCCGGCTCATCGGATGAGAAGACCGCCATTTTTGGCAAGTATAAAGGCCGCATCAACAATTATCTTTCTAAAGAAGGCTACGATATGAAAAAGGCCGGTGAAGAATGGCAAAAGCGCCTAAAGGAGAAAGCGGCGGCTAAATCACCATCAAACAATTAATACGTATAACCGCCAAAGCCTTATCCATAAAATAAGAAACCAATACAAATTAACCCAATATGAAACTAAAATCTATTAACTTATGAGAAGAATTCTCCTCTTTTTTTCGGTACTGTTTTTAATAAGCAGTGCAGTTATGGCCCAAACCCGGACAGTTTCGGGGGTAGTAACGGGCGAAAAGGGTGAAACACTCCCAGGTGTAACCATCCAGGTAAAAGGTAGTAACACTGCTACTACTACAGATATTGATGGTAAATACTCCATCAAGGTTACCGATATGCAGAGTGTAGTGCTTACCGTAAAATATATCGGTTATGCCTACCAGGAGCGCGCGGTACCTGCTAACGAACGTAATGCCGATTTTAAACTACAGCCTGTGGCCAGCAACCTTAACGAAGTTGTTGTGGTTGGTTACGGCGAGCAAAAAAAGATCAGCTTAACCGGGGCGGTAGCAAATATCGATGTTAAAAAGATCGAAGACCTGCCAAGCCTTAACTTAGCGGCATCGCTGGTTGGGCAGTCGCCAAACGTTTCGGTATCAACCCCATCGCAACGCCCTGGCCAGGGTACCAACATCGTTATCCGTAACCCTACATCAATTGTTACTAATGGTAAAACAGGCGTTTCCCCATTGTATGTAATTGACGACCAGATCAGGACCGCTGCCGATTTCAACTTGCTTGATGCGAATGAAATTGACAACATCTCTATCCTGAAGGATGCGGAAGCGGCCATCTACGGTATCCAGGGTGCAAACGGTGTTGTACTGGTACGCACCAAAAGAGGTAAGCAGGGTGCGCCGAAGATCAGTTTCAGCAGTTCGGTAGGTACAGCAAGCGCCCGCCAGTTGCCTAAAATGATGAGCGGTATACAATTGGCTACCTGGCTTAACGATTATAACCAAACCCGTGTTGGCCAGTCGTTGGCCGCCGCCGGCCAGCCTAATGCCGGCCAGGTGCAGTATATTGATGCTAATGGTTACCGCAATGGTGTGGTTACCCAAAAAGAAACTGCATGGTATACGCCTGATGAATTGGATTACATCGCCAACAACAGTACCAACTATTTAGAGCAGGCCTTCAAAACCGCGTGGACTGAGCGTGAAGCTGTTGCCATAAGCGGCGGTACAGATAAAGTAACTTATTATGCAGGTACCGATTATGTGATCCAGAATTCTAACTTTAAGGGTGTAAACTCAAACAAATGGGGTTTAAGGGCATCTATCGAAGCTAAAGCAGCTAAAGGCCTTACCGCCAGTTTAAACCTAAGCTCGTCAAGCTATAACAGCCGCAGCTATTGGTATAAATACGATTCAACCTCGGAAAGCTTAGATAACGACGTAACATCGTTAAACGTTGTGCAGCCATGGTCAAAATACTTTATCGATGGTAACCCGGTAGCTGTTAACAGTTCGTTATCAAGTGGTGGCGGTATCGATAACATTAACGTATTCCTGTTCCAAAACTCAGATAACTATACATCGCAGCGCAGCAACGTAATGAA comes from Mucilaginibacter mali and encodes:
- a CDS encoding dihydrodipicolinate synthase family protein, with protein sequence MTNKEKGFIPVMLTPFKNNGDIDYDILTQLTEIYLKAGASGLFANCLSSEMFELEDDEKLQAIKHIIKVVDGAVPVVATGTFGGVISKQADFVKRVHDTGTQAVIILNSLLATEDESDAVFNDRVFDLFNQTDNIPLGFYECPVPYKRLLSPQQLIDFVATGRVIYHKDTCLNIDQVKQKLEAGKANPNFGLYDAYMVHAVDSLKAGSAGLSCIQGNFFPELIVWLCKNYADDSKQHEVDMVQQFLIDNMDVMHNVYPIIAKYWLTKRGLNISTITRRNVGVFTPTTRKQIEHLYGDYSSLKSQLGIASFA
- a CDS encoding AraC family transcriptional regulator; translated protein: MKPHFLKVAVKPQNSFSIRHDILPTFRGIWHYHPELELHYVIKGEGVRFIGDNISNFSAGEVLLLGENLPHCWRCKEEYFQQDSGLNVEVIVIHFLPDCLGKYLLNLPEAYLLPKLFDKAKSGMVIGGEARTKLTELMRKAVDATNLDRVIVLLSILKVLAENEDFESITLAHNEFHQSNESDTIRLNKICSYTLANYKKEIGLQEIAAIGNLSVTSFCRYFKLMTKKTYSDFLTEIRISHACRFLIEDKMPTEVLCFECGFNNVSNFYRHFKKVTDMTPLEYKRRYLQGNPVPTPAIV
- a CDS encoding fucose isomerase, encoding MAENLKEVLLVASGDLRLAANQICWPEQQKVEDLLVAAIEKLGWTATRAHQYDEVKQHGLIDSQKMGMEVFRTINPDKPLIVVESLWQYTHHVLAGLTTHKGPILTLANWSGTAPGLVGMLNINGSLAKAGVKFSTLWSENFDDEYFLNGLKQWLETGNLSHDESHIHGFEIANIPAEEAAIGAGFAAKFKTDKAIMGVFDEGCMGMYNAIVPDELLHPTGLFKERLSQSSLYAAMQLVTNAEARKVLDWLLQKGMQFKWGTDGVAELTEAQSLEQCKMYIAAVRMADEFGCATIGIQYQQGLKDLTVASDLVEGLLNNQDRPPVYSTDGRELYAGEALPHFNEVDECAGIDALVTYNLWKQMGLPGENTLHDLRWGEHFKGDGIDDFVWVFLISGAVPPAHFVGGYAGASSERQPAMYFRLGGGSLKGVSKPGHIVWSRIYVMDGALHCDIGVGESVLLPEEETNRRWEATTPVWPIMNAVLKGVSRDQMMGRHKANHIHVVYTPDEATAHKACRVKAAALNGLGITVHFCGDVNLN
- a CDS encoding DUF3826 domain-containing protein, whose product is MKYYIIMLVCLLSGTMVMAQAQAEKDYTKVISDRTGKYLVNIGITDTLSPKFKKAQAVLMDQYRAINSIHDARNAKVKEIKATAGDDKAAANAKVAATDSIMNAQLTALHPVFLAKLGKELTPQQVEAMKDEMTYKKVAVTYNGYTDELPQLTDAQKTQIKNWLIEAREKAIDAGSSDEKTAIFGKYKGRINNYLSKEGYDMKKAGEEWQKRLKEKAAAKSPSNN